TGTCAACCCAGTCGTCCCTGTCCTTGCGTTCGGGGGTGTAGTCGGGGTAAATGATGTCTCCGCCCAGTTTGGGCTTCAGGTCCTGGCTGCCTTTGCTCGTCTTGTCTCCGTAAACCTCCTGCAGCTCGTGAGGCTGCAGCACGTCCAGCTGAGACTCCTTCTGCATGTCGGAGGGCCCCAGGTACTGCTTGGTGTAGTAGTCTCCCCTGAAGGTCCTGCGCTGGCGCATGAAGCAAGCGCCGCCGAGGATCAGCAAGAGGATCAGGAACAGCACCCCGCCCACTGCTCCGCCAACGATCGTGCCCAGGCTGCCGTCGTGTAAGGAGGCCAAGGTGGGGGAGGAGAACTGGGCTCTCTGCTGGTCCATGGCAGAGCCGGTTCCAGAGGTGTcgtggaggagggaggcggTGGTGCTGGGCGCTGCGGTGGTGGGGGGAGGATCTGCAGAGTGAACATGTGATGAAAAGATTTAAACCGGAGAGGAGACACAGCAGATGGAGTGAGGGCTCGTAAAACTGAAGCGGGAGAGAGCCTGCGCTTTATGTGCTGTGACAACTGACAAAGCAAGTGCGAATGGTTTCTGGATTAATTTTATAAGAACACTTTGCGGGCTCGGAGCCGGGATGCGGCCCTCCTGGGGGAGAGAGAAGCTGTTGAAAGCTGCGGTGTAGAGCAAAAAAAGTGGGAAACGAGAGGGGCTGGAGGAGGTTAAGTGCTAAATGTCAGTGTATGTGTGAGCATGATAGGGTGACAGAGCGAAGGATCGGAGGACGTGCACTCGTGAGGATCTGACTCTGTGTGATTGGCTCTCCCCCTATTCTTTCTAGACTCTGCTGAGGGTCGGTCATGTGAGAGGAGGAAACGCTGCGTGTGATCGATGTTGAGGTTCCTGCATCTGATTTGTCCGGAGCTGGAGAGAAACCGCGAGGAGGAGCTCAAGGTTAGGACGAGTGCCTCCATGTTGACCTCCAGCCTCGGGGACTAAGAGCAGCCTGACACCACCAGTCGATCAGTGTGCAGGCTCATCAAAGGTGTGACTACAAAACCAATAATAGGTCTGCATCACCAGGTGGTTCTGAGGCACTAGTTATCGAAACCAAAATCCCTGCAGAGCTGTGACGACGTTAACAGTTTTGTCACTGAGTAAGAGTCTAATTACCCGCTATTATTCACAGCGAGAGGGAGGGTGGTGGCGACAGATCAAGGTCAGTGAATTGATACTAGCAATCACCTCCTTCGTCAGTCACCATCAATCCCACCCTGCAGCAGGACATTTTAACCTCACCAAGGTTAAGAGCATCTGCAATCACGTAGCTGATCATCTGAGAGGCGAGGAGGCCAAAAACCACAAGGCTTCAGAGGCAACTGGGAATGTGAAACAGCTACACCAAACAGCCACGGAGGGGGGAGGGAGCATAACAGACTCAACCTGGCTATCTCcacgggggagggagggagagagggggggggaggcaAGAGGCCGCATGCCCAAGTCCTAATATCTGACAAGAGAAGCAAGATAATTGCTCAGCGCAAGTCCGTCCAGGACAGGATGTCAGCTGTGCTTTCGTTTGGAGCGGGACTCCAACCCAGGCCTGGACACAGATGGAGCCTGACAGCCTTTTTTTGCCTTCCTCTCGACAGTGAGAAAGCAAGAAGGGCTGCGTGTGTTAGAGCAATACGTGTCCAAAAGCAGCAGTTGCTTTGTTTGGAAAAGGATTAAAAGGAGCggaggagaaatgaaaataaaaggagatgCAGAGTTCTCAGGATCCACGCCCTGACAATAATGAACTCATGCAGCAAACTACGGGGCAGACGGAGGAAGCAGAAGGGAGCAGCTCGGTGCTGCTGCGTGTTTTCTGAAAGTGATTCATGTCGGCGATTCAACAGCAAAAATCCAAATGCAGGGAAACCCCGTCAGATGATTCAGATTAGCCCCCTCTCAGGCAGATTCATGGCTTTAATAAATGATGTGTTAAATCAAGCCAAACATTTTGATCAAGAGGACAATAGACTGTCTTTATGGAGTACAAACACAGACTTCTGTGCACTGGGAATCTGTGAACATAACTCATTATGTCCCGCTGTGAAACCTGATCTCAaactaaacacataaaaaaagctACACGGGTGCATGACTTGCTGAGGTAGACACCCTCGTCCTTATCTGAGACATCAGATGTGGCCAAAACCACAACACTGGAAACGTTCGGTACTGATACTCTTAATCTGCTCTCCGTGCTCCTCTGTTGCCAGGAATGTGTGAAAGTGGATCTGGGCAggaacatttatatttacatggAGGCTTCGCTCCGCTGGAAAAGTCTTGATCTGAGGGCTGGTCGGACCGAGAGCGTAATCCTACATTCATCGTTTCTTTGAGTCCCAGGTATTGAACGTACGTTGATTAAGTAAGCAGATGGTTCAGTAACACCTCATGAAACTGTGTAAAAGGGTTAGACGTACCTTGGACCCAGAGGTTAACATCCTGACTGCGCAAACCAATGTCGTTCGTCACTTCGCAGCGGTAGATTGCGGAGTCATTGCGCTCCAACGGGCGAGTGAAGGTAAGGGTATTGTTTGAGATCTCAACACCCTCAGGCACCGATCCATCCaacctgcacaaaaaaacaaaaagaaagaaacacggCAGATATATGGGTTTAGAAAGGAACGTATGAATCAAACAGAATGTATGACTTTAAACCTCTGCTTAGTCAGTTTTCCTGTTGCAACCATTGTACGAGCACATGGCTGCGATAATTTGCGCTGACTGCTCCTCCATCAGTCACGAAGAAAAGCTTTGTACACGAGcgcaaagtttaaaaaaaagaaagaatgataATAAAGAGCTCGGCTGTCGAGACTTTACTGGTGCTGTCAGCCCAAATGGGACCATATTTCTTCGTTTTCAAAGCAAGATGATGACAAAGAGCTGCCAATGGGCCAGTGTTGCTCTGAAGCATGAACTGCTTGGAATCTTTTATTTATAGCGGGGAGTCTTCCCGATGGGTGCAGCAGGGCATTCAACAGCTCCAGTGTTAAGCTGGAGGTAATTTATAGACGGGGGCTTCTTCGCTTCGCTgcttcatttcagtttgtttaaactAGTTCAGAGCTACGCAAGTGAAGCACACGGCGGCTAATCTGTCATGAAGtacatgctaacgttagctacgCTGTATTTGATTAATGAAACAAACGTGTGTACAAATACTCATCATCTAGTTTACTTTCTGAAATTTCTCATGATCTTTTGTTGTGTGAGATACCAAAATGTGAAGATCGTACTTGTAAGGACCTAAAAACAGACACCCGgctttcattatttacatttttccaaTAGTGCAGATCATGTTACTGAGGCTGAGTAGTGGAGGGCAAATATCAAAAGGTTTTCCCAAGCAAGGCGTTGACAAGGACGGTCTGAATGCACCCTTTAAACAACTTAATGCGCTCCAGAGGGCTGCAAGGGTTACAGTACTGGAACCATCCGAAGGACACGGCCCCTAAAATTAGGTGCAAGCAACATCCTAGTGAGTTCAAAGGTCCACATTCGTGTGTATTTAGCTAATGTGCAAGTTGGTAGCTGTGAATGAATCGTTCAAAAAGAGCTGAGTGACAGAAATATGGGCGAAGCAGCGAGTATCAGGTTTATTCCAGCAACTATGAGCATTAAAAACCAATTACCACAGCAGAGGATCACAATTACCAACTAATACCCTTCTTTTTCGCTTGCACGCAAGCAGCAGTAGTCTGCAGGACTGGAAAAATGATGCCAACCAAAAACATGTAGTTCCTCAAACAGCCACACGAGGctggctcaaaaaaaaaaaaaaaagactcaatcCCCATAAACGTGCAGGTTAAGATGTTAAATgttcaactttacagcagaaataaacttgTTTAGAGTTGTATGGGGTTGAGTTTACATTGACTCCCTTAAAATTATGCCTGATTAAGGGTGTGGTCCCTTTGGATGACAGGTTAATGCCCTCTCTAGCTGCATGTCACCTGTGCGTCTGAGTTACACTCGCACTTAGCCAGTTTTTCAGCGTAAAGCCTCCATGAGCCATAAAGGTTGTTGCATAATCCCGCTAAATTGAAGGTTCATTATGTATAACTCATAAATGCCAAACCTTCAGTTTAGTGGGACTATGCAACTATGTGGTTATGACACAGAACTGCCTGGCAACAGAAATGAGGAACAACCGACAAACAAAAAGTTGTGGATTCAGACCATGACTACATGACGTCGGCGTGTCGCGGATACTGACCTGATCCATGTGAACTGACGGGCAGGTGGGTTTGCTTTGGCGCCGCAGGTGAATTTCACATTCGCCTGCCCCACATACCAGTTTTTGTCAATTCCGATTATCGACACCATCGGTGCAACTgcgaaacaacacaaacagagagtCTCAGTGTTAAAAATCTAcgcaacaaataaaatgatttgaatacattttattcaagttatttatctcgtAGAAAAGCACGCTGACCaacatttattgtgtgttttttttttagggttttgtttttttgaaagggTAAAGACCAGGACTTTATTATTAGTCATTGTGAACCCAGCAGCTCAATGACAAATGAGCTTTTCCATTCCAAGAAACAAAGGCTGTATTATAAGCACAGTAGCGAGCGATGACAAAACAAAGGCTGTGCAGGACTGTAACAGGGTACAGGATCTGTTGGTGAGAGCGAGCCaagagaacaaacaaatgacCCTGGGTTGGTGGAAAGTTAGAAAATGACAGACTCTCTCAGACATTAGATGAACTGCAGCTAATAATAAACTCTAGTGCCTCAccatgacaaagaaaaaaaaaaaaaaagaagaccaaCTCATGCCACTGTAATAAAACATGGCAAACACAGACTTGGATATCCAATTTTTCATTGTGATTTCTCTGGAGGAGAAATGAGGAACTCATTACTGGCCGCAGAAAGATGCCTCGGCTCACCGTGTCCAATGACCCTTTTCACGCAGTTCAACGCTGAAAATGTGCTTCTTTTGCACTTAAAATCCCTTGACTCTGCATTTGACATGATTTATTGAGCTGGAAAGCCTCTTTCTTCCTGTATtaaccttgtttttcttttttttttttgtgtgtgcgtctccaCTCGTTGCCCCCAGCAGCCTCATGCTACTTGCGCTCGCTGCTAAGGCCTGAtcaatatttcataaaatacCTTCATTAGCCTGCACTCACACAAGTCAAACACAGACTAACGCACTGCCCGCCAAGGAAGTACGCATCAATGAttataacattaggaccactcTTAAATCGGCCCTTTATgggaaaggaagggaaagatAGTGAGAGGGCTATTCATAAATCAAGCTAGCAGCGAGGGTTAATACCAATAAGATACACTGGACCTTTAAGGGATGCAAAGTCCGAGGCATAGTAATAATACTTACTATTTGGTTACACATTGTGATCTTCATTATACAAGTTCATTCTAGATGAGTTAAATTTTAATATAATGAATTACCGTGCGTCGTTccttaaaagcaataaaagcagTTTAGTGCAGGAAGCGCAGGATTATTCGACAAAACCGCGTTTAATATACATATAGCTCTATATTTTCCATACGTTTGGAGAGATTTGGAGCCGTTTTTCTGCCAACGAGCCACAAGAATTCTCGCTCCTGGAAAATAATTGATATATGGATATGGATTTAACGGGCTGAGCAGTATTTACAGGAAAACGGGCCGTGTTTTATGGactacatcaaaataaaaaggatgagTTAGCCATAAAAATGTTGCTTTGGCACCACTTGTGATTCAGGAACTTCTGACCGAAGAAACAGGAAAGAGCCGTGGAGCCAAACTCAGGTGCAGCTGTGAAAAGGGCGACCATGAAAATGCTCTGCACTGAACCCCGGCTGTATCTGTGTCTGCCTGCATGTGAACAGTAGTTTGTCGGGCGTGTGAGTGAGAGATGATACCTGAGAGTTTTTACTCTGTAACGTTCACATGCTCAGTTCATTTTATCGACTGATTGAATGCAGAACACTGACATTCACTCGGATAAGTTCAGACCATATATCCATGTTTCCAtcttaaatattattttctcagtttgagACACAAAGAACTTTTGTCTCAACCATCAACGCAGCTACAGAGATGGTATCGGTTCAACACTAACATCTGatctggaaataaaacaacGAAAGTCATTGATAGGACTGCAATGCTTTCATTAAGTGCTAATGTCCGTGTCTGTGCTCGGTATCGGAAAGTACAGAATGTGATCtgaaaaaaagtataataacaACAGCAATAATACATTTTAGTTGTGGGCGCCTTTCAAAGCACTCAAGGTCacctaataaaaataaaacaggaatgCATGAAACATCATCGGAATAACAATGAAATGAACttaaaaaagcagatttaaaagtATGTAGAGATGAGATAAAGGGAGAACTGGAAGAAGATGTCTGAAACATATTTGAGAGTCTAGGTTTTGGATGTCAGGTGAGAAAGTGCATCGGTTCATCCCTGACTACTAAGGAGTAATAAGTTACCTAGTGCTTGTTACGGGTTTATGTGACTGTCATAGTGACTGTAAATGGTTTTACAATTTTAGTGAGTAGTAGTAAAGCGGTATATAAATGCAGTCTGTCTACAACATTCAtttgtcatttagtttttactACACTGAGGAAAGAACAAGACAGACACGTGTACTTACTCACTGTACTGCGCAGCAGTTTACACATACCATTTGATTACACGAGCAACGTAGAATGTAATTTATCTTTCGAAAGACGTAACAAAGCTACGGAGGAGCGTAGCACTTACACTGAACATTGAGCGTGTAGTGTATGCGGAACTCTGTCTGCAGGGCCGGGTGACGCACCACGCAGGTGAGCTTCTTCCCCTGGGCGTAGCTCTGCGGCTGCCACAAGTAGCgcatgtgtgtggtggtggtgccgTTGGGCTCGTCGAAACTCTGCCTCACCGACCGCCCGTGCAGCTCCGTCTCCCAGTAGACGTCGGCGGCGGGGCGGCCGCGCTCCGCTATGCAGGTGGCCACCAGCGACTCGTTCCCGCCGTCCAGCAGAGCGGTGGGGCCCGCGGACACGTACACCTTCGGCTCCACTGGGGGGGAGAGTCGGGGAGAAGGCAGGAAATGAGGAATTGACAGAATGGATTACAAAATGAATATTGATCTTcttgtgcgtgcgcgtgtgtataaataaataatgtccaGTGGCCTGAGTATACTTAATTGACAAAAGAGCACAGATTGACTTCTTCCATTTCACCTATATGCATTAAAAATGGATGGGCCGCGCTCTTCAGTCATATGGAGGCATTTCAGTGGAGACGTCTTTATTGTAGTGTGCCAAACGTAAAGTGTGTTTCAGCAGAGTAGCACACGCAGCGGTAGCCTCTATTTACTATACGGCTCCAGCAAAGCACATCAATACCTGCGGCACGCATATGACTTtgagaaaaacactgaatgttgCAGAATCTGGGGCTGCAGCCAACGCCGTGGTGTGTTTGCGTTTGACTTTGTTGCACCAAAAAGGAAGCGGAGCTAAGTTACTTAACGCTTCACATTGCTTTAGAGCTGGTGCAATGTTACACCAGCATCCTGAGAATGACCGGAGCCTTGGACGTAGCAAGGGTTTTCTCAGCATAGAGGCAAAACAGATCCATGTAGCGGGGACGTGAGCAGAATAATGTAACCCTCTACCTGTTACACAAAAGCAACGAAGCAGTTTGTCTTATGCTGCTCTagccaaaagagaaaaaacagatcacacacacactgtcagcgATGACACTCGGGAAAGTTCAGGAAgacaaaggaggaagagaggacgGTCCGAACACAAAAGAGAGTCCGctgagggaggggaggacaCAATTGTAGCGATATAAAGTAGCTACACAGGTTATATAAGGGTTCACTTCCATGCACCATCACTACAACTCCCATATTACATTTCAACGTCTTTGTGTTGCGGTacaccacctcctctgtctgtgcCTCCTTTACAAGAACAGCTGTTCCACTTACTGCAACGGTGACAGTTTTAAAGAGGGCACGTGGGTGAATACGGCCGCATAATCCACGACACAAGGGCATCATCTTTAAGACGTCTGCCACCGTCCTCCTGCTCCGCGGCCAAACAGGAGGTCCAACAGCTCATTCAAATAACTACCGGCACCCCCTATCtccccaacctttttttttttttttaaatcttccaaAAATAACCTGGCGTCTTCTTGCATGCAGGGGCGGGGACGGCGTTCTCAGTCCTCCACCTCACATTCTTGTCCCTGCCCCTCCCAGCAGGCCTCCGACTATAAACAGTAGCTGCTCTATGTTAGGAGGCTGGAGCATCGGAGTAACTAAATCAGACAGACGTGTTAATTTGGAGTTTCTGTCAAAATGGGAGGGGAACGTTTCGCACGAGGGGAAACGtgtaaggggaaaaaaaaaaagggtaacgATTTCCCTTCAGCAGACTGGCTGCATTGGCCTTTTCCCCGGTCCACATGTGCACACCCAACACTGATGTCAGAGTGGAAACCTCTATAAAGAGCGAATTTAACTGGATGCTCAATGACCATTCATCACGCCGGGACATTTTTACAGTATAGGATTATTTAGCGTCGCTATTTAAAGCAGTCAGCTAATCACCAGACATCATGTCTAAAGTCGGCTATGACGGATGTCAAGCgctgaaaagtaaaaacaacctcaacctcaacctTTGTTGCGCAAATGAAGCCACGGTGGACAGATATGATCAATGCAATGATGTGCAAGTAGCTAAGTTCGGGGCCACATCAGCCGAGTCGCCACAACAAGAGAAGACGCATAGCAACGCGCGAGCCAATTTAAGCGTTCTCACATGTAAACCGCAGAAACAGTTTTATAGAATTGAAACAATCACCCTGATACATCTGTGAACTATGACACATTTGAGATATTAAGCAACTCCAGACCATCTCTCTGTGGGGCTGATTTCTCAGCCATCTAACAGAGAGATGCTCTCAAgttttgtaatataatatatttataataaaaaaaaaagttgcattaTTGGTCACA
This sequence is a window from Mugil cephalus isolate CIBA_MC_2020 chromosome 9, CIBA_Mcephalus_1.1, whole genome shotgun sequence. Protein-coding genes within it:
- the nectin3a gene encoding nectin-3-like protein isoform X1, which encodes MGRRSGAESAGAHKHTGIMEKTSPPRRTLPSNGLRLLTSILTLFGLTAGVSSNQVVVPATVTAVLGRNITLGCRIEVGSNLSLTQSSWERRLPSGTITLAVFNPQFGTSYSSQYGKRISFVSPSIQDATINLEGVGFADIGSYTCKVATFPLGNTQASTYVDVLVEPKVYVSAGPTALLDGGNESLVATCIAERGRPAADVYWETELHGRSVRQSFDEPNGTTTTHMRYLWQPQSYAQGKKLTCVVRHPALQTEFRIHYTLNVQFAPMVSIIGIDKNWYVGQANVKFTCGAKANPPARQFTWIRLDGSVPEGVEISNNTLTFTRPLERNDSAIYRCEVTNDIGLRSQDVNLWVQDPPPTTAAPSTTASLLHDTSGTGSAMDQQRAQFSSPTLASLHDGSLGTIVGGAVGGVLFLILLLILGGACFMRQRRTFRGDYYTKQYLGPSDMQKESQLDVLQPHELQEVYGDKTSKGSQDLKPKLGGDIIYPDYTPERKDRDDWVDRGDAHRGHKDGNYYPDHYNTQNMHPCGPPVNNGSPYLPEDCYDNGTDSDYVSHMDGSVISRREWYV
- the nectin3a gene encoding nectin-3-like protein isoform X2, producing the protein MGRRSGAESAGAHKHTGIMEKTSPPRRTLPSNGLRLLTSILTLFGLTGVSSNQVVVPATVTAVLGRNITLGCRIEVGSNLSLTQSSWERRLPSGTITLAVFNPQFGTSYSSQYGKRISFVSPSIQDATINLEGVGFADIGSYTCKVATFPLGNTQASTYVDVLVEPKVYVSAGPTALLDGGNESLVATCIAERGRPAADVYWETELHGRSVRQSFDEPNGTTTTHMRYLWQPQSYAQGKKLTCVVRHPALQTEFRIHYTLNVQFAPMVSIIGIDKNWYVGQANVKFTCGAKANPPARQFTWIRLDGSVPEGVEISNNTLTFTRPLERNDSAIYRCEVTNDIGLRSQDVNLWVQDPPPTTAAPSTTASLLHDTSGTGSAMDQQRAQFSSPTLASLHDGSLGTIVGGAVGGVLFLILLLILGGACFMRQRRTFRGDYYTKQYLGPSDMQKESQLDVLQPHELQEVYGDKTSKGSQDLKPKLGGDIIYPDYTPERKDRDDWVDRGDAHRGHKDGNYYPDHYNTQNMHPCGPPVNNGSPYLPEDCYDNGTDSDYVSHMDGSVISRREWYV